A single window of Nicotiana tomentosiformis chromosome 1, ASM39032v3, whole genome shotgun sequence DNA harbors:
- the LOC104118209 gene encoding uncharacterized protein isoform X1: protein MGEHEEWAEPSGLLPNGLVPDAGPVIGVLDSERWSKAEERTAELIACIQPNQPSEERRNAVADYVQRLIMKCFPCQVFTFGSVPLKTYLPDGDIDLTAFSNNQSLKDTWAHQVRDMLEKEEKNENAEFHVKEVQYIQAEVKLIKCLVENIVVDISFNQLGGLCTLCFLEEVDHLINQNHLFKRSIILIKAWCYYESRILGAHHGLISTYALETLVLYIFHVFNNSFSGPLEVLFRFLEFFSNFDWDNFCVSLWGPVAISSLPDVAAEPPRKDGGELLLSKLFLDACSSVYAVFPGGQENQGQPFVSKHFNVIDPLRVNNNLGRSVSKGNFYRIRSAFAFGAKRLARLLDCPKENLIYEVNQFFMNTWDRHGSGQRPDAPEAELSRVRLSTLDDVPESQNFRVKPSGKKVSKVEGANPRNASSQYINHSSGTFSRTNDFSVSSYTENRKGHSNLSNSRVSDQLQKETATSQVSHTDKIQRDSKSDQILNDIQGRFVFARTRSSPELTDTYGDSNNQERHGRAPETAKMQPTPMRQDSSYKRRNQGSENVAGQSGRTLNDNTPSVGHIPSLQSHDLGTESNGGSNSFHRESGIDVLNEELSSTGGGTQGMHQEEQDLVNMMASTSIHGFNGQVHFPFNWASAQLPFPISPSFLTSMGYNQRNMPGVPTNYPFMDPAFSNMQFPHGLISPHFNQYFPGLGLNPTSEDPIDRNNENFSSMEMNSGEAENDFWQEPDAGSSVGFDPENGNYETLQSDLKQQSIHSGFNFVPSSWVSGSGNSLGAQQKYMKEKHGPIREEHSDNILQDSRANDIYAEERMASSRFSSSAHSSSMRSKTSSESSWDGSSAKSTKSTRERRGKKAAATEPATGYGKGKMMSDHVSDQAEEDDQDWNSVSNVGTEMAERSQGPQSVISMHLARHVPEHEVAQTSGSDPMIPIAPMLIGPGSRQRMGDNSGVIAFYPTGPPVPFLTMLPIYNIPPEAGTPDSSTSHLGEECLDHSDSGQNFDTSEGLDRSEDLTPSSSFRGPTSMEGPGEHKSDILNSDFASHFQNLQYGRFCQNPRHPGPLVYPSPVMVPPVYLQGRFPWDGPGRPHSANMNLFTQLMSYGPRVLPVAPLQSVSNRPPNMFQRYVDEIPRFRSGTGTYLPNPKVSARDRHSSSTRRGNYSYERNDNHVDREGNWNMNSKSRAAGRNYNRSQSEKSNSRVDRLASSDSRADRSWSSHRHDSIPSYLSQNGPLRGNSSHGGPPNAAYGMYPLTAMNPSGGTSNGPGGSPFVMLYPFDDNASYGSHGEQLEFGSLGPVGFSGVNEQPQPGEVSRQRGAFEEQRFHAVSGQRSSPDQPSSPHHQRRI, encoded by the exons ATGGGAGAACATGAGGAATGGGCAGAGCCAAGTGGGCTATTGCCGAATGGGCTAGTGCCCGATGCAGGACCCGTGATCGGAGTCCTTGACTCTGAGAGATGGTCAAAGGCTGAGGAAAGGACTGCTGAGCTCATTGCCTGCATTCAGCCTAACCAACCATCCGAGGAGCGCAGAAATGCTGTTGCTGATTACGTTCAGCGTCTCATCATGAAATGTTTCCCATGTCAG GTTTTTACATTCGGCTCAGTACCCTTGAAGACTTATCTTCCTGACGGGGACATTGATTTAACTGCCTTCAGTAATAACCAAAGTTTAAAAGATACATGGGCTCATCAGGTTCGTGATATGCTAGAGAAAGAGGAGAAAAATGAAAATGCTGAATTTCATGTCAAGGAGGTTCAGTACATTCAGGCAGAA GTGAAGTTAATAAAATGTTTAGTTGAAAATATCGTGGTTGACATATCTTTCAATCAGCTAGGGGGTCTATGTACCCTTTGCTTCCTGGAGGAG GTTGATCACCTGATAAACCAGAATCATTTATTCAAGCGCAGCATTATCTTGATTAAGGCATGGTGTTATTATGAGAGCCGTATACTGGGTGCTCATCACGGTCTCATTTCAACTTATGCCTTGGAAACCTTAGTTCTTTACATATTTCATGTGTTCAACAATTCCTTTTCTGGGCCACTTGAG GTCCTTTTCCGCTTCTTGGAGTTCTTCAGCAACTTTGATTGGGACAACTTTTGTGTTAGTTTATGGGGTCCTGTGGCTATTAGTTCACTTCCTGATGTCGCTG CGGAACCTCCTCGCAAAGATGGTGGAGAATTGCTTCTCAGCAAATTGTTTCTTGATGCCTGTAGCTCCGTGTATGCTGTTTTTCCTGGTGGGCAGGAAAACCAAGGGCAACCTTTTGTCTCTAAACATTTTAATGTGATTGATCCTTTACGAGTAAACAACAACCTTGGTCGTAGTGTGAGTAAAG GTAACTTTTATAGGATACGGAGTGCGTTTGCATTTGGTGCCAAAAGGCTGGCAAGATTGCTGGACTGCCCAAAAGAAAATCTAATATATGAAGTAAATCAGTTTTTTATGAATACTTGGGACAGGCATGGCAGTGGCCAAAGGCCTGATGCCCCAGAGGCTGAATTGTCACGCGTAAGATTGTCAACACTAGATGACGTACCGGAGTCTCAGAATTTTAGGGTCAAACCCAGTGGAAAAAAGGTGAGTAAGGTGGAGGGAGCCAATCCACGGAATGCTTCTTCTCAATATATTAACCATTCTTCTGGAACCTTCTCTAGAACAAATGATTTTTCTGTGTCCTCTTATACTGAAAACCGAAAGGGCCACAGCAATTTGAGCAACTCAAGGGTTTCTGATCAATTGCAGAAGGAAACCGCTACCTCTCAGGTTTCACATACTGACAAAATTCAGAGAGATTCAAAATCTGATCAAATACTGAATGATATACAGGGTAGGTTTGTTTTTGCCAGAACGCGGTCTAGTCCTGAGCTTACAGACACCTATGGTGATAGTAACAATCAAGAAAGGCATGGAAGAGCTCCAGAGACTGCAAAAATGCAACCCACTCCGATGAGGCAGGACAGCAGTTATAAGAGGAGGAATCAAGGATCTGAAAATGTTGCAGGTCAGAGCGGTCGAACTCTAAATGATAACACGCCATCTGTCGGACACATTCCATCCCTCCAGAGTCATGATCTTGGGACCGAATCCAACGGTGGATCAAATAGCTTTCACCGAGAATCAGGCATCGATGTTCTGAATGAAGAGCTCTCGTCGACTGGTGGGGGGACACAGGGGATGCATCAGGAAGAGCAAGATCTTGTGAATATGATGGCATCTACTTCAATCCATGGATTTAATGGTCAAGTTCATTTTCCTTTTAATTGGGCTTCAGCTCAGTTACCTTTTCCTATCTCTCCCTCATTTCTGACGTCTATGGGCTATAATCAACGAAATATGCCAGGAGTTCCCACTAATTATCCGTTTATGGATCCTGCATTTTCGAACATGCAATTTCCGCATGGGTTGATTTCACCCCATTTCAACCAGTACTTCCCAGGCCTCGGGTTGAATCCAACTTCTGAAGATCCAATTGACCGCAATAATGAAAATTTTAGCTCTATGGAGATGAACTCAGGCGAGGCAGAAAATGATTTCTGGCAAGAGCCAGATGCTGGCTCCAGTGTTGGATTTGACCCAGAAAATGGAAATTACGAAACACTTCAATCTGATCTTAAGCAACAATCTATACATTCAGGTTTTAACTTTGTTCCTTCATCTTGGGTTAGTGGCTCTGGTAACTCTCTGGGAGCTCAGCAGAAGTATATGAAGGAAAAACATGGGCCAATTAGGGAAGAACATTCTGATAATATTCTTCAGGATAGCAGAGCGAATGACATTTATGCTGAAGAAAGGATGGCAAGTTCCAGGTTCTCGTCCAGTGCTCATAGTAGTTCAATGAGAAGTAAAACCTCTTCTGAGAGTTCTTGGGATGGGTCATCCGCTAAAAGCACAAAGTCAACAAGGGAAAGGCGGGGGAAAAAAGCAGCTGCCACAGAGCCAGCTACTGGTTATGGAAAAGGTAAAATGATGTCTGACCATGTGTCAGATCAAGCTGAGGAGGATGATCAGGATTGGAATTCTGTGTCAAACGTGGGTACTGAAATGGCTGAGAGGAGCCAAGGACCTCAATCTGTTATTTCCATGCACCTTGCAAGGCATGTGCCTGAACATGAAGTTGCTCAGACAAGTGGATCAGACCCAATGATACCCATCGCACCAATGCTTATTGGGCCTGGTTCTCGGCAAAGAATGGGTGATAATTCTGGGGTTATTGCATTTTATCCCACTGGGCCACCAGTTCCATTTCTCACTATGCTTCCAATATATAATATTCCACCTGAGGCAGGAACTCCTGATTCTTCAACAAGCCATTTAGGAGAAGAATGCCTAGATCATAGTGATTCAGGTCAGAACTTTGATACATCTGAGGGACTTGACCGCTCTGAAGATTTAACTCCATCCAGCTCTTTTAGGGGGCCCACTTCTATGGAGGGGCCTGGTGAACACAAGTCCGATATACTTAACAGTGACTTTGCTAGTCATTTTCAAAATTTGCAATATGGAAGGTTTTGCCAAAACCCTAGACATCCTGGACCACTTGTTTATCCTTCTCCAGTTATGGTACCCCCTGTATATTTACAGGGTCGTTTCCCATGGGATGGTCCTGGAAGACCTCATTCAGCCAACATGAACCTCTTTACTCAGTTGATGAGCTATGGTCCTCGTGTATTGCCCGTTGCACCACTTCAATCTGTTTCTAATAGACCTCCTAATATGTTTCAACGGTATGTTGATGAGATACCAAGATTCCGTAGCGGGACTGGGACGTACCTGCCAAATCCT AAGGTGTCAGCTAGGGATCGGCACTCATCTAGTACAAGAAGGGGCAATTACAGCTACGAGAGAAACGATAACCATGTGGACAGAGAGGGGAATTGGAATATGAATTCAAAATCTCGTGCTGCTGGGCGCAATTACAACCGCAGCCAATCTGAGAAATCAAACTCAAGAGTGGATCGGTTGGCATCCAGTGATAGCCGGGCAGACAGATCTTGGAGCTCACATAGACATGACTCCATTCCTTCTTATCTGTCCCAAAATGGTCCATTGCGTGGAAACTCAAGCCACGGTGGCCCTCCTAATGCAGCATACGGCATGTATCCTTTAACAGCAATGAACCCAAGTGGAGGGACTTCAAATGGACCTGGTGGATCCCCTTTTGTAATGCTGTATCCATTTGACGACAACGCCAGTTATGGTTCACATGGAGAACAGCTTGAGTTTGGGTCTCTGGGTCCAGTAGGATTTTCAGGTGTAAATGAACAACCTCAGCCAGGTGAGGTAAGTCGACAACGGGGAGCATTCGAGGAACAGAGATTTCATGCAGTTTCTGGGCAACGCTCTTCTCCAGATCAGCCATCTTCACCTCATCATCAAAG GAGGATTTAA
- the LOC104118209 gene encoding uncharacterized protein isoform X2 has protein sequence MGEHEEWAEPSGLLPNGLVPDAGPVIGVLDSERWSKAEERTAELIACIQPNQPSEERRNAVADYVQRLIMKCFPCQVFTFGSVPLKTYLPDGDIDLTAFSNNQSLKDTWAHQVRDMLEKEEKNENAEFHVKEVQYIQAEVKLIKCLVENIVVDISFNQLGGLCTLCFLEEVDHLINQNHLFKRSIILIKAWCYYESRILGAHHGLISTYALETLVLYIFHVFNNSFSGPLEVLFRFLEFFSNFDWDNFCVSLWGPVAISSLPDVAAEPPRKDGGELLLSKLFLDACSSVYAVFPGGQENQGQPFVSKHFNVIDPLRVNNNLGRSVSKGNFYRIRSAFAFGAKRLARLLDCPKENLIYEVNQFFMNTWDRHGSGQRPDAPEAELSRVRLSTLDDVPESQNFRVKPSGKKVSKVEGANPRNASSQYINHSSGTFSRTNDFSVSSYTENRKGHSNLSNSRVSDQLQKETATSQVSHTDKIQRDSKSDQILNDIQGRFVFARTRSSPELTDTYGDSNNQERHGRAPETAKMQPTPMRQDSSYKRRNQGSENVAGQSGRTLNDNTPSVGHIPSLQSHDLGTESNGGSNSFHRESGIDVLNEELSSTGGGTQGMHQEEQDLVNMMASTSIHGFNGQVHFPFNWASAQLPFPISPSFLTSMGYNQRNMPGVPTNYPFMDPAFSNMQFPHGLISPHFNQYFPGLGLNPTSEDPIDRNNENFSSMEMNSGEAENDFWQEPDAGSSVGFDPENGNYETLQSDLKQQSIHSGFNFVPSSWVSGSGNSLGAQQKYMKEKHGPIREEHSDNILQDSRANDIYAEERMASSRFSSSAHSSSMRSKTSSESSWDGSSAKSTKSTRERRGKKAAATEPATGYGKGKMMSDHVSDQAEEDDQDWNSVSNVGTEMAERSQGPQSVISMHLARHVPEHEVAQTSGSDPMIPIAPMLIGPGSRQRMGDNSGVIAFYPTGPPVPFLTMLPIYNIPPEAGTPDSSTSHLGEECLDHSDSGQNFDTSEGLDRSEDLTPSSSFRGPTSMEGPGEHKSDILNSDFASHFQNLQYGRFCQNPRHPGPLVYPSPVMVPPVYLQGRFPWDGPGRPHSANMNLFTQLMSYGPRVLPVAPLQSVSNRPPNMFQRYVDEIPRFRSGTGTYLPNPVSARDRHSSSTRRGNYSYERNDNHVDREGNWNMNSKSRAAGRNYNRSQSEKSNSRVDRLASSDSRADRSWSSHRHDSIPSYLSQNGPLRGNSSHGGPPNAAYGMYPLTAMNPSGGTSNGPGGSPFVMLYPFDDNASYGSHGEQLEFGSLGPVGFSGVNEQPQPGEVSRQRGAFEEQRFHAVSGQRSSPDQPSSPHHQRRI, from the exons ATGGGAGAACATGAGGAATGGGCAGAGCCAAGTGGGCTATTGCCGAATGGGCTAGTGCCCGATGCAGGACCCGTGATCGGAGTCCTTGACTCTGAGAGATGGTCAAAGGCTGAGGAAAGGACTGCTGAGCTCATTGCCTGCATTCAGCCTAACCAACCATCCGAGGAGCGCAGAAATGCTGTTGCTGATTACGTTCAGCGTCTCATCATGAAATGTTTCCCATGTCAG GTTTTTACATTCGGCTCAGTACCCTTGAAGACTTATCTTCCTGACGGGGACATTGATTTAACTGCCTTCAGTAATAACCAAAGTTTAAAAGATACATGGGCTCATCAGGTTCGTGATATGCTAGAGAAAGAGGAGAAAAATGAAAATGCTGAATTTCATGTCAAGGAGGTTCAGTACATTCAGGCAGAA GTGAAGTTAATAAAATGTTTAGTTGAAAATATCGTGGTTGACATATCTTTCAATCAGCTAGGGGGTCTATGTACCCTTTGCTTCCTGGAGGAG GTTGATCACCTGATAAACCAGAATCATTTATTCAAGCGCAGCATTATCTTGATTAAGGCATGGTGTTATTATGAGAGCCGTATACTGGGTGCTCATCACGGTCTCATTTCAACTTATGCCTTGGAAACCTTAGTTCTTTACATATTTCATGTGTTCAACAATTCCTTTTCTGGGCCACTTGAG GTCCTTTTCCGCTTCTTGGAGTTCTTCAGCAACTTTGATTGGGACAACTTTTGTGTTAGTTTATGGGGTCCTGTGGCTATTAGTTCACTTCCTGATGTCGCTG CGGAACCTCCTCGCAAAGATGGTGGAGAATTGCTTCTCAGCAAATTGTTTCTTGATGCCTGTAGCTCCGTGTATGCTGTTTTTCCTGGTGGGCAGGAAAACCAAGGGCAACCTTTTGTCTCTAAACATTTTAATGTGATTGATCCTTTACGAGTAAACAACAACCTTGGTCGTAGTGTGAGTAAAG GTAACTTTTATAGGATACGGAGTGCGTTTGCATTTGGTGCCAAAAGGCTGGCAAGATTGCTGGACTGCCCAAAAGAAAATCTAATATATGAAGTAAATCAGTTTTTTATGAATACTTGGGACAGGCATGGCAGTGGCCAAAGGCCTGATGCCCCAGAGGCTGAATTGTCACGCGTAAGATTGTCAACACTAGATGACGTACCGGAGTCTCAGAATTTTAGGGTCAAACCCAGTGGAAAAAAGGTGAGTAAGGTGGAGGGAGCCAATCCACGGAATGCTTCTTCTCAATATATTAACCATTCTTCTGGAACCTTCTCTAGAACAAATGATTTTTCTGTGTCCTCTTATACTGAAAACCGAAAGGGCCACAGCAATTTGAGCAACTCAAGGGTTTCTGATCAATTGCAGAAGGAAACCGCTACCTCTCAGGTTTCACATACTGACAAAATTCAGAGAGATTCAAAATCTGATCAAATACTGAATGATATACAGGGTAGGTTTGTTTTTGCCAGAACGCGGTCTAGTCCTGAGCTTACAGACACCTATGGTGATAGTAACAATCAAGAAAGGCATGGAAGAGCTCCAGAGACTGCAAAAATGCAACCCACTCCGATGAGGCAGGACAGCAGTTATAAGAGGAGGAATCAAGGATCTGAAAATGTTGCAGGTCAGAGCGGTCGAACTCTAAATGATAACACGCCATCTGTCGGACACATTCCATCCCTCCAGAGTCATGATCTTGGGACCGAATCCAACGGTGGATCAAATAGCTTTCACCGAGAATCAGGCATCGATGTTCTGAATGAAGAGCTCTCGTCGACTGGTGGGGGGACACAGGGGATGCATCAGGAAGAGCAAGATCTTGTGAATATGATGGCATCTACTTCAATCCATGGATTTAATGGTCAAGTTCATTTTCCTTTTAATTGGGCTTCAGCTCAGTTACCTTTTCCTATCTCTCCCTCATTTCTGACGTCTATGGGCTATAATCAACGAAATATGCCAGGAGTTCCCACTAATTATCCGTTTATGGATCCTGCATTTTCGAACATGCAATTTCCGCATGGGTTGATTTCACCCCATTTCAACCAGTACTTCCCAGGCCTCGGGTTGAATCCAACTTCTGAAGATCCAATTGACCGCAATAATGAAAATTTTAGCTCTATGGAGATGAACTCAGGCGAGGCAGAAAATGATTTCTGGCAAGAGCCAGATGCTGGCTCCAGTGTTGGATTTGACCCAGAAAATGGAAATTACGAAACACTTCAATCTGATCTTAAGCAACAATCTATACATTCAGGTTTTAACTTTGTTCCTTCATCTTGGGTTAGTGGCTCTGGTAACTCTCTGGGAGCTCAGCAGAAGTATATGAAGGAAAAACATGGGCCAATTAGGGAAGAACATTCTGATAATATTCTTCAGGATAGCAGAGCGAATGACATTTATGCTGAAGAAAGGATGGCAAGTTCCAGGTTCTCGTCCAGTGCTCATAGTAGTTCAATGAGAAGTAAAACCTCTTCTGAGAGTTCTTGGGATGGGTCATCCGCTAAAAGCACAAAGTCAACAAGGGAAAGGCGGGGGAAAAAAGCAGCTGCCACAGAGCCAGCTACTGGTTATGGAAAAGGTAAAATGATGTCTGACCATGTGTCAGATCAAGCTGAGGAGGATGATCAGGATTGGAATTCTGTGTCAAACGTGGGTACTGAAATGGCTGAGAGGAGCCAAGGACCTCAATCTGTTATTTCCATGCACCTTGCAAGGCATGTGCCTGAACATGAAGTTGCTCAGACAAGTGGATCAGACCCAATGATACCCATCGCACCAATGCTTATTGGGCCTGGTTCTCGGCAAAGAATGGGTGATAATTCTGGGGTTATTGCATTTTATCCCACTGGGCCACCAGTTCCATTTCTCACTATGCTTCCAATATATAATATTCCACCTGAGGCAGGAACTCCTGATTCTTCAACAAGCCATTTAGGAGAAGAATGCCTAGATCATAGTGATTCAGGTCAGAACTTTGATACATCTGAGGGACTTGACCGCTCTGAAGATTTAACTCCATCCAGCTCTTTTAGGGGGCCCACTTCTATGGAGGGGCCTGGTGAACACAAGTCCGATATACTTAACAGTGACTTTGCTAGTCATTTTCAAAATTTGCAATATGGAAGGTTTTGCCAAAACCCTAGACATCCTGGACCACTTGTTTATCCTTCTCCAGTTATGGTACCCCCTGTATATTTACAGGGTCGTTTCCCATGGGATGGTCCTGGAAGACCTCATTCAGCCAACATGAACCTCTTTACTCAGTTGATGAGCTATGGTCCTCGTGTATTGCCCGTTGCACCACTTCAATCTGTTTCTAATAGACCTCCTAATATGTTTCAACGGTATGTTGATGAGATACCAAGATTCCGTAGCGGGACTGGGACGTACCTGCCAAATCCT GTGTCAGCTAGGGATCGGCACTCATCTAGTACAAGAAGGGGCAATTACAGCTACGAGAGAAACGATAACCATGTGGACAGAGAGGGGAATTGGAATATGAATTCAAAATCTCGTGCTGCTGGGCGCAATTACAACCGCAGCCAATCTGAGAAATCAAACTCAAGAGTGGATCGGTTGGCATCCAGTGATAGCCGGGCAGACAGATCTTGGAGCTCACATAGACATGACTCCATTCCTTCTTATCTGTCCCAAAATGGTCCATTGCGTGGAAACTCAAGCCACGGTGGCCCTCCTAATGCAGCATACGGCATGTATCCTTTAACAGCAATGAACCCAAGTGGAGGGACTTCAAATGGACCTGGTGGATCCCCTTTTGTAATGCTGTATCCATTTGACGACAACGCCAGTTATGGTTCACATGGAGAACAGCTTGAGTTTGGGTCTCTGGGTCCAGTAGGATTTTCAGGTGTAAATGAACAACCTCAGCCAGGTGAGGTAAGTCGACAACGGGGAGCATTCGAGGAACAGAGATTTCATGCAGTTTCTGGGCAACGCTCTTCTCCAGATCAGCCATCTTCACCTCATCATCAAAG GAGGATTTAA
- the LOC104118211 gene encoding DEAD-box ATP-dependent RNA helicase 31-like, protein MPFKLLPQLRFFNSTFPVTHFPTMKCNSTLKPKTTPVFSRMFPHKLKYRSIGFPILPAQQLELRRFSSRSGRSRPGSGSGHEVRISKSLIEDEAELSDWVSGLRSDSFKKTQVYSDSDDNDGGRGKFGNRRSGGEERGEKRRRDVDFDDFNGPGRRSGGPMQSNSRNGGRFGSELDGGRSGGRGQMQSNSRNGGRFGNDRGSRNEARGSGGRDRMVSSPRRGRFGSDIGSGSEGRRSGGRDRMQSSPRKGGRFGSDIGSGNEGRRSGGRDRMESSQRKGGRFGSEMAGPSDSRRGKGRVGSGYDGDMRGQGGSDRLGRKEGTNMGRGSSTLLDEDDTDNEDEEEEEEEEESGYKGFRDLIDSEEESEESDEDDEVEDGKMFSLEKEDSPRASGPRSTGKSDSHLTETRFDKFPLSPLSLKGVKDAGYETMTVVQEATLPAILKGKDVLAKAKTGTGKTVAFLLPSIEVVVNSPPNTRDQKRPPVLVLVICPTRELATQAATEANTLLKYHPSIGVQVVIGGTRLALEQKRMQANPCQILVATPGRLRDHVENTAGFATRLMGVKVLVLDEADHLLDMGFRKEIEKIISAIPKQRQTLLFSATVPPEVRQICHIALKRDHEFINTVEEGSEETHAQVQQIQLVAPLETHFSLLYALLKEHIADDVNYKVLVFCTTAMVTRLVAELLSELNLNVREIHSRKPQSYRTRVSDEFRKSTGLILVTSDVSARGVDYPDVTFVIQIGVPADRQQYIHRLGRTGRKGKEGQGILLLAPWEEYFLSTIKDLPISKAPVPLIDPETKKKVERALSHIDMKSKETAYQAWLGYYNSNRAIGKDKYRLVELANEFSRTMGLDNPPAIPKLVLGKMGLKNIPGLRSK, encoded by the exons ATGCCGTTCAAGCTTTTACCACAGCTTCGTTTCTTCAATTCTACATTCCCAGTTACCCATTTTCCCACCATGAAATGCAATTCAACATTAAAGCCTAAAACAACACCCGTTTTTTCTAGAATGTTCCCACACAAGCTCAAGTATCGGTCAATTGGATTTCCAATTTTACCCGCCCAACAACTGGAGCTCCGTAGGTTCTCGTCTCGCTCAGGTAGATCAAGACCCGGCTCGGGTTCGGGTCATGAGGTGCGGATTTCGAAGAGCTTGATTGAAGAtgaagctgaactcagtgattGGGTAAGCGGGTTGAGGTCCGATTCGTTTAAGAAAACTCAGGTGTATAGTGATAGTGATGATAATGATGgtggtaggggtaaatttggtaaTAGACGTAGCGGTGGAGAAGAGAGAGGTGAGAAGAGAAGGAGAGATGTAgattttgatgattttaatggGCCTGGTAGGAGAAGTGGAGGCCCAATGCAGTCGAATTCAAGAAATGGAGGGAGGTTTGGAAGTGAATTGGACGGTGGCAGAAGTGGAGGAAGAGGTCAAATGCAGTCGAATTCAAGAAATGGAGGGAGGTTTGGAAATGATAGAGGGAGTAGAAATGAGGCTAGAGGAAGTGGAGGTCGAGATAGGATGGTGTCATCCCCAAGGAGAGGAAggtttggaagtgatataggtagTGGAAGTGAGGGTAGGAGAAGTGGAGGCCGAGATCGGATGCAGTCCTCTCCAAGGAAGGGAGGGAggtttggaagtgatatagggAGTGGGAATGAGGGTAGAAGAAGTGGAGGCCGAGATCGGATGGAGTCCTCTCAGAGGAAGGGAGGGAGGTTTGGAAGTGAAATGGCAGGTCCGAGTGACAGTAGGAGGGGTAAGGGCAGGGTTGGTAGTGGATATGATGGAGATATGCGAGGACAAGGTGGTAGTGATAGGTTAGGGAGGAAAGAAGGGACAAATATGGGGCGAGGGAGTTCGACTTTGTTGGATGAAGATGATACAGATAATGAGgatgaggaagaggaagaggaagaagaggaaagTGGTTATAAGGGGTTTCGAGATTTGATCGACAGTGAGGAAGAAAGTGAAGAATCTGATGaagatgatgaggttgaggatgGAAAAATGTTCTCTTTGGAAAAGGAGGACAGTCCCAGGGCATCAGGCCCGCGCTCAACTGGAAAAAGTGATTCCCACCTCACTGAGACCAG ATTTGATAAGTTTCCACTCTCTCCCTTGTCTCTGAAAGGAGTTAAAGATGCTGGATACGAAACGATGACCGTAGTGCAGGAGGCAACTCTACCTGCTATTCTGAAAG GTAAGGACGTTCTGGCCAAGGCAAAGACTGGCACTGGCAAGACTGTAGCATTTTTG CTTCCTTCAATTGAAGTTGTGGTAAACTCACCCCCCAATACTCGTGATCAAAAGAGGCCACCAGTTCTGGTGCTTGTGATATGCCCTACACGGGAGCTTGCAACTCAAGCAGCTACCGAGGCCAACACCTTGTTGAAATATCACCCTTCAATTGGGGTTCAAGTTGTTATAGGAGGAACACGGCTTGCACTTGAGCAGAAAAGGATGCAAGCAAATCCATGCCAG ATACTTGTGGCGACACCTGGGAGGCTCAGAGATCACGTAGAGAATACAGCAGGATTTGCTACCCGATTAATGGGTGTTAAAGTGTTGGTGCTTGACGAAGCTGATCATTTGTTGGATATGGGATTCCGTAAAGAAATTGAGAAAATAATCTCTGCTATTCCAAAACAGCGCCAAACACTTCTCTTTTCTGCAACAGTTCCGCCAGAG GTCCGTCAAATTTGCCATATTGCTTTGAAAAGAGATCATGAATTTATCAATACTGTTGAGGAAGGCAGTGAAGAGACACACGCACAA GTTCAGCAGATTCAGCTGGTTGCTCCTCTAGAAACACACTTTTCCCTCCTTTATGCTCTACTAAAAGAGCACATCGCTGATGACGTTAACTATAAG GTTCTTGTATTTTGCACAACTGCAATGGTAACGAGACTCGTCGCTGAACTTCTTAGTGAACTTAACCTAAATGTCCGGGAGATTCATTCTCGTAAGCCGCAAAGCTATAGAACAAGAGTTTCAGATGAATTTCGCAAGTCAACAGGTCTTATTCTAGTTACCTCGGATGTCTCTGCCCGTGGAGTAGATTATCCAGATGTCACCTTTGTTATACAG ATTGGTGTGCCAGCTGATAGACAGCAGTATATCCATCGTCTAGGTAGAACTGGGCGGAAAGGTAAAGAAGGACAAGGCATTTTATTGTTGGCTCCATGGGAGGAATACTTCTTGTCTACAATTAAAGATTTGCCCATATCAAAGGCACCCGTACCTTTGATTGATCCAGAGACCAAGAAAAAG GTGGAACGTGCATTATCCCATATAGATATGAAAAGCAAAGAAACTGCATACCAGGCATGGCTTGGTTACTATAACTCCAACAGAGCTATCGGTAAGGACAAGTACagacttgttgaacttgcaaatgAGTTTAGTCGGACAATGGGGCTTGACAACCCTCCAGCGATTCCAAAGCTTGTTCTTGGGAAAATGGGCTTGAAAAATATTCCCGGACTACGTTCCAAGTAA